From the Musa acuminata AAA Group cultivar baxijiao chromosome BXJ3-7, Cavendish_Baxijiao_AAA, whole genome shotgun sequence genome, one window contains:
- the LOC135642619 gene encoding uncharacterized protein LOC135642619 isoform X1, with translation MPVNFRRWHVTITQASHGQVNPKPKANRKGQRWRRRTGPRQCQIFYQTPVGDITPHTRAAPVLFDRFRFLLLLLLVFSWNASWWPPHKAMRGAAKKAAVEGASEELERRSQYLSSLIQRTKVKSEADQDKKEVVEAAAKSERRELHDHSQHLHHHQEPRQRKQKEDVEDKQEEEKKGIKDGDGFDGDPPQEQRQPPNVKVRAADMPLALQKRAFKCARETLASMPKLESKRLACALKKQEFDSTYGPAWHCIVGTSFGSYVTHSLGGFLYFSIDKVYILLFRTAVEPIDR, from the exons ATGCCGGTAAATTTCCGCCGCTGGCATGTCACCATCACCCAAGCCTCCCATGGTCAGGTGAATCCAAAGCCCAAAGCAAATAGGAAGGGGcaaaggtggaggaggaggacaggTCCACGGCAATGCCAAATCTTCTACCAAACTCCAGTAGGAGACATCACGCCGCACACGAGGGCCGCGCCCGTTCTTTTTGATCGGTttcggtttcttcttcttcttcttcttgttttctcTTGGAATGCTTCGTGGTGGCCGCCGCACAAGGCGATGAGAGGAGCAGCGAAGAAAGCGGCGGTGGAGGGGGCGTCGGAGGAGCTGGAGCGGCGCAGCCAGTACCTGAGCTCGCTCATCCAGCGCACCAAGGTCAAATCGGAAGCCGATCAGGATAAGAAGGAGGTCGTGGAGGCGGCGGCCAAGTCCGAGAGGAGGGAGCTGCACGATCACTCCCAACACCTTCACCACCACCAGGAACCCCGTCAGCGGAAGCAGAAGGAGGATGTGGAGGACAaacaggaggaggagaagaagggcatCAAAGATGGAGATGGCTTCGACGGCGATCCTCCCCAGGAGCAGCGGCAGCCGCCGAACGTCAAGGTGAGAGCCGCCGACATGCCCCTCGCATTGCAGAAGCGGGCTTTTAAGTGCGCCCGCGAGACGCTGGCCTCCATGCCCAAACTCGAGAGCAAGCGGCTTGCCTGCGCCCTCAAGAAG CAGGAATTTGATTCAACATATGGTCCAGCTTGGCATTGCATTGTCGGAACAAGTTTTGGTTCGTATGTCACACATTCTTTGGGAGGTTTCTTATACTTCTCCATCGATAAGGTCTACATCCTTCTCTTCAGGACAGCTGTTGAACCAATAGATCGTTGA
- the LOC135642619 gene encoding uncharacterized protein LOC135642619 isoform X2, translated as MPVNFRRWHVTITQASHGQVNPKPKANRKGQRWRRRTGPRQCQIFYQTPVGDITPHTRAAPVLFDRFRFLLLLLLVFSWNASWWPPHKAMRGAAKKAAVEGASEELERRSQYLSSLIQRTKVKSEADQDKKEVVEAAAKSERRELHDHSQHLHHHQEPRQRKQKEDVEDKQEEEKKGIKDGDGFDGDPPQEQRQPPNVKVRAADMPLALQKRAFKCARETLASMPKLESKRLACALKKEFDSTYGPAWHCIVGTSFGSYVTHSLGGFLYFSIDKVYILLFRTAVEPIDR; from the exons ATGCCGGTAAATTTCCGCCGCTGGCATGTCACCATCACCCAAGCCTCCCATGGTCAGGTGAATCCAAAGCCCAAAGCAAATAGGAAGGGGcaaaggtggaggaggaggacaggTCCACGGCAATGCCAAATCTTCTACCAAACTCCAGTAGGAGACATCACGCCGCACACGAGGGCCGCGCCCGTTCTTTTTGATCGGTttcggtttcttcttcttcttcttcttgttttctcTTGGAATGCTTCGTGGTGGCCGCCGCACAAGGCGATGAGAGGAGCAGCGAAGAAAGCGGCGGTGGAGGGGGCGTCGGAGGAGCTGGAGCGGCGCAGCCAGTACCTGAGCTCGCTCATCCAGCGCACCAAGGTCAAATCGGAAGCCGATCAGGATAAGAAGGAGGTCGTGGAGGCGGCGGCCAAGTCCGAGAGGAGGGAGCTGCACGATCACTCCCAACACCTTCACCACCACCAGGAACCCCGTCAGCGGAAGCAGAAGGAGGATGTGGAGGACAaacaggaggaggagaagaagggcatCAAAGATGGAGATGGCTTCGACGGCGATCCTCCCCAGGAGCAGCGGCAGCCGCCGAACGTCAAGGTGAGAGCCGCCGACATGCCCCTCGCATTGCAGAAGCGGGCTTTTAAGTGCGCCCGCGAGACGCTGGCCTCCATGCCCAAACTCGAGAGCAAGCGGCTTGCCTGCGCCCTCAAGAAG GAATTTGATTCAACATATGGTCCAGCTTGGCATTGCATTGTCGGAACAAGTTTTGGTTCGTATGTCACACATTCTTTGGGAGGTTTCTTATACTTCTCCATCGATAAGGTCTACATCCTTCTCTTCAGGACAGCTGTTGAACCAATAGATCGTTGA
- the LOC135642274 gene encoding GDSL esterase/lipase At5g37690-like, with protein MAPSTHNKLPSPHPASAASRSRVRKNMAALLATVTISLLFAATSIPTITAGAGEAVIFAFGDSLSDVGNNNYLPFSLAKSDYPWYGIDYYNGRPTGRFTNGRTIGDIISAKLGVPSPPPYLSLSMNDDAILRGVNYASGGAGILNETGIYFIQKLSFDDQISCFETTKVAITRKIGKLATKKLCNDALYFIGLGSNDYINNYLQSVLADGHIYTLPQFEDLLIDTLEAQLTRLYKLGARNVVFHGLAPMGCIPSQRATAADGQCLEFVNDYVLQFNSRVKKLLVGLNSKLPGAQMAFADCYDIVLDLINHPEQYGFKVSHTSCCNVDTTVGGLCLPNSRLCSDRKEYVFWDAYHPTDAANEVIANELFADPDVGRVHPAFGIAPSPSPL; from the exons ATGGCGCCATCCACCCACAATAAATTGCCATCTCCACATCCAGCTTCAGCAGCATCACGTTCCAGGGTCAGGAAGAACATGGCAGCTCTTCTGGCTACTGTGACCATTTCCCTCCTCTTCGCTGCCACTTCCATCCCCACCATCACCGCCGGTGCAGGCGAAGCCGTCATATTTGCCTTCGGGGACTCGCTGTCGGACGTCGGCAACAACAATTACCTCCCGTTTTCCCTGGCGAAATCGGACTACCCGTGGTATGGAATCGACTACTATAATGGCCGTCCCACTGGGAGATTCACCAACGGGAGAACCATAGGAGACATCATAT CTGCTAAGCTTGGGGTTCCATCTCCTCCGCCATACCTCTCGTTGTCTATGAATGATGATGCTATTCTCCGAGGTGTCAATTATGCTTCTGGTGGCGCAGGAATCCTCAACGAGACCGGAATATATTTT ATCCAGAAACTCTCCTTTGACGATCAGATAAGTTGTTTTGAGACGACAAAGGTTGCAATCACACGTAAAATTGGAAAACTGGCCACTAAGAAACTGTGCAACGATGCACTCTATTTCATCGGCCTCG GAAGCAATGACTACATAAACAACTACTTGCAATCCGTCTTAGCGGATGGACACATATATACCCTCCCACAATTCGAGGATCTCCTGATAGATACCTTAGAAGCCCAGTTAACG AGGTTGTATAAGCTTGGGGCAAGGAACGTGGTCTTCCACGGACTGGCGCCGATGGGCTGCATTCCATCGCAGAGGGCGACGGCGGCCGACGGGCAGTGCTTGGAGTTTGTCAATGACTACGTGCTGCAGTTCAACTCGCGCGTAAAGAAGCTACTCGTTGGGCTCAACTCCAAGCTGCCTGGTGCCCAAATGGCTTTTGCAGACTGCTACGACATCGTTTTGGATCTCATCAACCACCCAGAACAATATG GATTCAAGGTTTCCCACACGTCTTGCTGCAATGTGGACACCACTGTCGGTGGCCTCTGCTTGCCGAACTCGAGACTCTGCAGCGATCGCAAGGAGTACGTGTTTTGGGATGCGTATCACCCAACCGATGCAGCAAATGAAGTGATCGCCAATGAACTATTCGCTGATCCAGACGTTGGTCGAGTTCATCCTGCGTTTGGAATCGCTCCTTCCCCCTCCCCTCTTTGA
- the LOC103991498 gene encoding transcription factor MYB20-like: MLSPLLCTSHSSGCVEAEQRKGVRSCGMGRQPCCDKVGLKKGPWTAEEDRKLINCILTNGQCCWRAVPKLSGLLRCGKSCRLRWTNYLRPDLKRGLLSDDEEKMVIELHSRLGNRWSKIASHLPGRTDNEIKNHWNTHIKKKLRRMGIDPMTHKPIPSADELPHQQQQHVGTLVDENKSSDELGLQHSSTTAEMEAEEDSIMTSRFTPTETEAFLCKSPGFCTDEVPMMEPHEMIVPYAVAASSSSCAALPSSSCSSVDSSFEPENLQLPFVEWPESIWLWGADDFGGWDSIYDELDGKLGLDPFNQRQRAVLDQESWKFELL; encoded by the exons ATGCTATCACCATTGCTGTGTACCTCGCACTCGAGCGGTTGTGTTGAAGCAGAACAGAGGAAGGGGGTGAGAAGTTGTGGCATGGGGAGGCAGCCATGCTGTGATAAGGTGGGGCTGAAGAAGGGGCCCTGGACAGCAGAGGAGGACAGGAAGTTGATCAACTGCATCCTCACCAATGGTCAATGCTGCTGGAGAGCTGTGCCCAAGCTTTCAG GTTTGCTGAGATGTGGTAAGAGTTGCAGGCTAAGATGGACAAACTATCTGAGACCTGATCTGAAGAGGGGATTGCTGTCAGACGATGAGGAGAAGATGGTTATTGAGCTCCACTCTCGGCTTGGCAACAG GTGGTCTAAGATTGCATCTCATCTCCCTGGTAGAACTGATAATGAGATAAAGAATCACTGGAACACTCACATCAAGAAGAAGCTCAGAAGGATGGGCATTGACCCCATGACTCACAAGCCCATTCCATCGGCAGATGAGCTTCCTCACCAGCAACAGCAACATGTGGGTACTTTGGTTGATGAGAACAAGAGCAGTGACGAGCTGGGTTTGCAACATTCTTCCACGACGGCCGAGATGGAAGCAGAAGAGGACAGCATCATGACAAGCCGGTTTACTCCTACTGAGACCGAGGCATTCCTCTGTAAATCCCCTGGATTTTGTACCGATGAAGTGCCGATGATGGAGCCTCATGAGATGATAGTCCCCTATGCGGTTGCTGCGTCCTCTTCTTCTTGTGCTGCTCTTCCTTCATCATCATGCTCTTCTGTCGACTCTTCATTTGAGCCCGAGAACCTCCAACTTCCATTCGTGGAGTGGCCAGAATCGATATGGCTCTGGGGTGCGGATGACTTCGGTGGATGGGATTCCATCTATGATGAATTGGATGGAAAGCTAGGCCTCGATCCTTTTAACCAGCGTCAAAGAGCTGTCTTGGATCAGGAGTCATGGAAATTTGAGCTCCTCTAA